The segment TCATACGGTCGATACGTCTTCTTGCTCATGCTGAAGACATTGGACACCGAACCCTTTTGCTCCTACAGAACTGGCTTACTCAGACAGGCTCCTAGTCACGTAGACTGCGAGGCGTACCAGGACGGAGCCCTTCCGGCCATGCCGGAGGGCTCCGTTGTCGACTTCATGCCCGATCTACCGAGCAGGCACGGTTACATACTTCACGGTCCGCGGCTGCCAGGCGCCGTCCCGCATGCTGTAATCGCCGATCTCCAGCCGGTACTCGCCGGGGGGGACGCTGTGCTCCAGCACGATGGTGAACTCGCCCCAGTCCCACATCGAGGCCGTCGCCGTGCCGTGGCCGACCGCCACCTCCTGCCCTTTACCGTCCAGCAGGCGGGCCGATATGCTGGCCTCGAACAGGTGGCGGGCGTAGCCCATCACCGTGATCCGCCCTGCCTCGAAGGCGGTGGTGTGGACGACGGCGTTTCCGGTGAGCACGGTCTCGGCCTGCCCCGTGCCGTCTGCCGTGTAGAGGCGCGGAAGGGTCTCGGGCGACGTGTGTCGGCTGGCGGGCCCAACCGGCGGCGTCTCCCACCGGAAGACGGTCTCCAGGTCGGCGCCCGGCAGCGGGACGGAGGCGATGGAGACAGGCCCGCCGCCCTCCTCGGTCAGCGAGACCACGAGCTGGCCGCCCTCAGTGGCTGCTCCTGTGATGCGCACGTCGCCCTCCTCGACGGAGGCCAGCAGGTAGAGCCGGTCGAACTCGGCGTTGGTCGCGCCGATGGTGGTCTCGGTGTAGCGGTCCGCCCAGGACTGCAGGGCAAAGGGCAGGGACTCGTACGCATGCCACTGCATCGGGTTGAGGCTGGCGATCGTCCAGATCCCGTTCCCGCCTGCGGCCTGGTTCCGCACCAGGGTGAAGTTGTACGTGGTGCCGTCCCGGGTCACGTAGACCTCGGCCTCGTTCCCGGCCTGCTGGATGGTCGCCTGATCCAGTTCCGCGGCCGTAAAGCCGAACATGCGGCCATCAAAGTGCGCGACCTCCAGCGGGTCCCGCCGCCACGGGTCGAGCCCCTGGTCCGCCCGGCCCTGCAGGTACTTGATCCGCTCCGGGTTCGGCAGCACCGGGTACAGATAGAGACCGCGGTCCATGACCTCGAGCACCATGCCGCCCAGGTCGCCGTCGGACCGGCCGTCCACCTGCAGCTGGACCCGCACGATCCCCGGGATCTCGCTCAGGCTGAGGCGGAGTGCGCTCAGCGCGGCCACCACGCTGGCGGAGCCCTGCAACCGGTTCGCCTCCTCGCTCAGGTTGACCGCGGCGACGCCGTTGTTGAGCGAAACCGGCTCCAGGAGCCGGGTCCCGTCCGGGAAGGGCCGCTGCAGGGTCGGGTCGGCGGGACCGGCCAGCAGCTCCTCCACCACCCGGGTGGCCAGTTCCGCTGCGCTGCCCTCGGGCACCTGCCGCTGCTCCGGGATCACGTGCTGCACCTGCCAGTCGGGGTAGAAGACGGTCACGGTCTGGGTCTTGACCGGGGGCTGCACCTGGACGGACGGGGAGATGGGTGCCTCGCCCTCGGGCGCCTGCTGCGGACCCACGCCCGCGCAGCCGGATGCCCCCAGGGCCACTGCCACCATCAGCGGCAGCGCTCGCTTCAGGGCCATGCGACCGGTTTGCTTCATCATGCGTATCGGCTCCTTTCAGGGTTCGGCGCTACTGCAGAGTCTACCGGTCAAGTATGACCCCGAAATGACAAGTTGTTACGAGAGTATGACGCGCCGGTTAAAGCGGCAGCGTAAATGTAAACTCGCTGCCCCTGCCGGATTCCGATGCCACATGTATCCTGCCGCCGAGGCGGGCCGCGGCCTCCGCCGCGATCGCCAGCCCCAGTCCGGCGCCGCCGGTGGCCCGCGACCGCGCCTTGTCCACCCGGTAGAAGCGTTCGAAGATCCGCGCCTGGTGCTCCTTCGGGATGCCGATGCCCGTGTCCGCGACCTTGATCCAGGCGACCGGCCGCTGACTGGCCGCGCCATCACGTTCGCCGCCGGCTCTCCTTCGCCGCTCTGCGGCGCCCGCACGCTCGCTCCCGGCGCTGAGGCTCGC is part of the Symbiobacterium terraclitae genome and harbors:
- a CDS encoding GerMN domain-containing protein, whose product is MMKQTGRMALKRALPLMVAVALGASGCAGVGPQQAPEGEAPISPSVQVQPPVKTQTVTVFYPDWQVQHVIPEQRQVPEGSAAELATRVVEELLAGPADPTLQRPFPDGTRLLEPVSLNNGVAAVNLSEEANRLQGSASVVAALSALRLSLSEIPGIVRVQLQVDGRSDGDLGGMVLEVMDRGLYLYPVLPNPERIKYLQGRADQGLDPWRRDPLEVAHFDGRMFGFTAAELDQATIQQAGNEAEVYVTRDGTTYNFTLVRNQAAGGNGIWTIASLNPMQWHAYESLPFALQSWADRYTETTIGATNAEFDRLYLLASVEEGDVRITGAATEGGQLVVSLTEEGGGPVSIASVPLPGADLETVFRWETPPVGPASRHTSPETLPRLYTADGTGQAETVLTGNAVVHTTAFEAGRITVMGYARHLFEASISARLLDGKGQEVAVGHGTATASMWDWGEFTIVLEHSVPPGEYRLEIGDYSMRDGAWQPRTVKYVTVPAR